GCCGATGGATCCAAACGTTGAATCTAATGTGCAGCAAACTACGGCGCTTCCAAACATCGCAGGTTCCTCGAAAGTCGACGATAAGAATGTGAAACACCTTTCACTTTCACTTCGTCGAAAGTCGGGGAACCGTGAACACCGGAAGAAGGGTGCAGGTGTGTGGTTACCGCCAGATAAGTATAGAGAGCTTCGACGGGAGACCCGTGCTCGTTCGCGAAGTACCAAACACAAGCGTGTGTCAGTTGAACCTGCGACTCTGTCAAAGGTTGAAGTGACACACTCGGAAATGGCTAGCGGCGATGAGTCCAACGACTCTCTTTCTTTAATGGCGGTATCCCAACACTGCACCGAAAACCGGACATACCTTAAAGCTATTAATGCAGCTTTTGTTTCTAAggcttcttcttctaaagcttCGTCGATTCCCACTCCCCCTACTAACATAAACATTCCTACCATAGAAGTTCCCTCATTAAGCCCGAAAGTACAAATCTTAAGGGTGGACACAATTCCCGCTACTTCAGTCATTTCCGATGTACCTGCCAGCCTTTTTTCAAATGCAATGTGTGCAGCAGTAGAAACAACCAAAGAGGAGATTTTGaccgaaattaatattttgtatcaaaatttttataaagaccTTCATGCAAAGGTACTTCAATTGCAGACCTCTTTGAGAGAACTTGCACAGTTTAGGGAAGGGCTGGCGTCGAGTTCTAACCACTCTTTAACAACGTCACTCGACATCACCGTTGCAACATTAAccgttgaaatgaaaaaagcaGAATTCATTTTGTCTTCTTTACATACTAATAACTTCCCTTCCTAGCTAAAAAGATGTCCGGTAGCAACAACTTCGGGAGGGTGGTCACGTTGGAGCGAAGAGTTGCGTCTTTGGAGGTCAAAGTAGACACCCTGTTTCAGCTGGTAGGCTATATCTATAATCTTTTTTgcacgtttttaatttcataatcttCTTAGGTAAACAGTATTGTCTCAGAGTCGGCAGTGGTGAGAGGGCAGGTGCATGTTCAAAACATGCACATACACCATTGTTCGACTGGGATAGAACCTCCGACACCGACACCTGCAGCGCCTCCGCCCCCGTATGAAGTGCGGGATGAGCAGGAAGAGGAGGAGGAGTGGTAACCATTTTTCCTCCTCTTCCttaggttaggttaggttaggttatgttaggttAAATGGTTAAGGtattatacttattattattattattattattcttcttcttaaatatatgtatatatagttTCTTTTGCTATATTTTCATTCAGTCTTATCCAATTCATTTAGTACGAGAATCATGATCGAcgagaaattaaaatgtttaccgCAACTTCTAACACTGCCTAtagtaaattttagtaatggTTCGGTCGAAGAACACTTTACAAGACACAGCAATTTATTTGGTGGAAAATGTAAGCGAGGTTTAATTGTAGGACCCTCAGGTGTCGGAAAAACAAATGCTATGTTATCGCTTTTAGTTGCACGTAATGGGTTGCGCTTCCTAAACTTGTACTTATGCTCTAATTCGTTATACCAAAAtaagtacgattttttaagacgtTTAATTGAACCTATAAAAGATTGCGGTTACTatgaattttctaatatagACGAGTTCATTCGACCGGAAGATGCGAAAGAATATTCGGTAGTCGTATTTGACGATGTTTCCTGTACAGgtcaaaatgtcattaaggaatttttttcgtatggtcgacataaaaacattgattgttttctaatttgtcaaagttatagtgcaattccaaaacaattagttcgcgataattgtaactttttggtgttatttaaacaagacttaacaaatttaaaacacgtATTTGAAGATCACATAATGAGCGATATGGAGTTTCATCGGCTAAAGGAAATTAGCGATGCTTGTTGGGAGAATAGACACGGCATcctagttattgatttagattgtAGTGTATCTAAGGGACGTTACCGTAagggttttgataaattcattgAAGTTTAAAACTAACGACTTCAGCTGTACAGTTCGTAGTAACTTCACATACATCATACAATGAACAAGACGATAGCTGCAGAACTTATCGCGGCACGAGAAGTCGTGAGAGACAAAATTCGTTCTTTAAAAGAAGACTTAGAGGAGTCAAGGATTCGGTCGGAAACCGCATATGCACCCATCGCAAGGCCCTTACAGGATATTGTCGCAAAACTTGACACTGCGCCTTTACTATCCATTCCAAAACGAAGTTTATctccaaaagaagaaaaattgatatctaagATACAACGCTACTCGCCGGATATTTCTGACGTACCAGCTAAAACCGAGACcgaatattttattcgaaaaccgaaagttccattaaaagaacaacgacgaaaatttgctacatcgactcctgaaaaaaggttGGTATCTTCTCCCACGTCTTCTCCTCTTGGTCCATTAGCTCATGCAGAAGAAGAAGTATATGAAGTTCCGCCgggcgaagaagaagaactccTCGATTCTAGCGAGGATACCGGAGCTCTTATTTCGGACGCACATAATCGAATAGAACGACTTAAAGatgaaatagaagaaagattGGAGTCTCCAGAGGTACAAGCCGCTTTGAGTCAGTTTCATCCTTTGCCCAGAACGTATATTGTTGGTTTAACAActgatttaaaagatgattatgATCGTTTATACGGTGTTCGCGAAACTCCCGAAGGTTTCTACATTGGAGTCAGTCCTGTTCACTTTGAGGATCAGGATATTCACgttggaaacttcaaatatacgGGAACCGTTGGTTTATATgatttactatttaaaaacgaacCGGGCAAATTTACAATTCAGGACATGCGCAActacaaagatatcttactACGTTCAAATGCTCCGTACATTAATTACATTCCAGAGGCAGGTATGACTACTGAGGACGACAGTGGGAAATTTCAGAATATTATCAAGCCTATCGTTGAAGGTAACAAACCCAAAGTGCATTGGGCTAAATACTGGCCGAATCCGAAGAAAAAAGTCGGTGGTGcattacaaaaacaagtcGTTCCTGGGGCTCTTATCGAATACGAGTATTGGGACGATCCCAACGAACTTGTCGACAGACTGCGTTTGTTGATGGCCTCGCAAACTGCAGGTCATTCTGCACATGTcaatgaaatatcatcaataatatcGGAGCTAACAGAGGCCGAGATTAtacgttaaaatattatcataaatatacgtctctcacattttttgttttaaaacaccgaCGTTTGTGAACTAGAGCAGATGAGTTTAAGCAAGTTCGGAAAACATTCGTCTAGTATGACGATCGATAAGTTTGGTAAACACGTACACGGACACAACATTGCTgctcattttaataaacgtgAAAACTTACAACGATATTTCAAACAACCAACTATACTTACGTTTAGCGGAGATGGAACTACGGATACAAcggataattattacattattcaaaatttaggttacgtaagtaaatatataaactttttatatattggtGAAATAGTGAAATACCGATTTGAAGGAGACgttgaaatgattattaacggGAGTATCTTCGatccaaataaaaagttaaatgttctcttctttggagataaaatagttTGCAAACCCACAACGAAGACCACTTTACTCAAGaaaccatttatggtagaacTGCTCATTGAAATATCCAGAAAATGAGCGATATTAAAAGGTCCGTCGTAAACGAGTTGCACGCGTCCGCGAGGAAAAAGTATAAACGCAGACGTGTTATTATAAAAGGTTTAACGGACTTATTTCAAGCTGATTTAGTGGAGATGATACCTTATTCAAAAGCaaatggtaattttaaatatattctaaCAGTTATTAATGCTTTCTCAAAGTATGGATGGGCTTTaccactaaaaaacaaaactggcAAAGAAGTTACGCGAGCTatggaaacaattctatcgGAAAAGcggaaaaacataccgaagaATCTGCAAACGGATAacggaaaagaattttacaatgaGGATTTTAAAAAGCTCATGTCACGATATCACATCAATCACTACAgttcattttccaatttaaagagttctattgttgaacggtttaatagaacaataaaagaaaaaatgtggaaagaatttagtatgcaAGGTAACTATCGTTGGTTGGAATTGCTTCCCAAATTAATTCTGGATTATAACAACCAAGTTCACAGGACGATAGGAATGAAACCTAGCGAGGTAAATAACAGAAACGCATCGACACTGTTAAAAACTGtatataattacataaaaattgtcgatccttataccaaaaaatttaatgtcggTGATCACGTCAGAGTGAGCAAGCATCGACACGCCTTCACCAAAAACTATACTCCCAATTGGTCTAACGAAGTGTTTACAATACATTCTGTTCGTAATACTTTCCCAACAACATATCTGCTCAAAGATGCatccaatgaaaaaattatgggtggtttttatcgagaggaattacaaaaagttaaatatcctGACGTCTACTTGGTGGAAAAAGTGCTACGGCGAAAAGGAAATCAAGTGTTTGTGAAATGGTTAGGATTAGGTCCgtctcataattcttggatctcaaaaactaacgttctttaaaacgtataaagacctatttaaaagtttacaagactttattaacaatcgaacattacaaatacattattattattattctttacaattttttataaattaaattaaattcatttattcgcattcaatctttttatcaacCAATGACCCCACGCCAAAGTATTACATCCGTTCGGTAATATGTATCGTTTATCATCGCACGATGAAAgagcaattttattctttaattcggTATACATAGTATGAAATTCTgacttaaaaatgtacatttttttatgaaccgATCCGCCACATTCAACCACACGTTTATAATCGGTCACGCTTAAAtgtttatctataacatatttCTTTACTCCTTTAGCCTTCTTTACATTATCATTCAACAAGGTGATGCAGTACGCCTTAGCTCCTGTTCCAACAAATGACGTTATGCACCTGTTTGGATATTCATCTTTCATTCTTCCCAACACAGATCGACCGCGAGGTATATTGTGTATATTCTCTAACGGATAATTGGACGtgtcaaaaaattcaatattttcttttatatcctcaTATACATTGGGAGTAGTAATTTCTAGGATTAGGGAATCAGTATCGGTGTATAAAAGTGTTatgttatttccatatttaacttttaagtaaTCATAGAAGAAGCTGTACATTACGGTTTTCGAAAGCTCTAATATACTGAAACCCACATACAGCGGTTTGCAATAACGAACTTCCGCGACGTTCAATTGAACGGCTATCAAATTAtcgcaaaatattttcgaagatttaaaatttggtttagctATTAGGGCTTCCACGCCCGGTTTCTTATGACGACATTCCCAGTGGGTAACTAGTCTTATATCCACTCgcttttccacattttccatTGTCTTACCGTATACGATGTTATTCATtgctttgtaatgatttttttcaaattcattcttaGCTTTCGCACGTTTATCGGAATTGAAATCGATGTAGCTCCGCATCCAGttggattgtttaaattctaataCTCTGTAAATCTTCGTTAGTTTCAATCCGAACTTGATACACTGCTTTAGATTCACGTAATGAatgatgtattttgttttattttccaaatttgctattaactttgcattttttgaacCTGGGGGTACAATCCGTTCTGGACAAAATGGCAAATCGTTGTGTTCATCATGTATTGCTTCCGGATACTCTAAATCTACCTCGAACACGTAACCCTTTTCGGAATCGTCTTCCGTATTGTAAATATCTAACTTTTGAATTTCTTCATCTGATAGCCATCGAAATCCCCCCGTCGGTAATTTTCGTCTCATTGCGTGTCCATACAAATTCGTAGCGTCGAGATACAAAATATAAGATGGGTCTTTGGTTTCATCAAATtccatcattaatttattgttagccTTCGCACTGCGTTTAGTGCACATACTTAATCCACCgcgaataccatttttaaagaagtgtaacatgtctatgtccgttaataattctaattttacccCTGTCATTCGTAATAATGCATCCCAACCGAAGCCCGGCGCTGTGAAGTAATGACATGGATCTAAAGAGTAATACTTCATCGAGATGGTTCGGAAATTCTCAAATACGTCCGCCAAAAGTAAAACGTCAGACGTTAAATAAATGTCGCTATATTCGCCTAAAGTGCGACAGTTAAATAAGTTCCACACCGTTTGTGCAcgacaataattttcttcggTTATACTATCGTCGCATAAAGTATTGTAAAAACTACTTCGATCTGGCAGAGCGGTAAGATTCAGCTTTTCGAATGAATCCACAAAGGAATACGGAAAAACTCCTTTCTGACGTATAAGTCGAAACTGTTCTTCgttcctaaaatattttctgatttgAACGCATTGGTTGTCTTCCAAAAATGAACCCAACTTCTCTAGCGATAAAGCCATAAACCTAAATGAATCCACAAATCTCAATTTCATATGAACCCGCCTTAGCTTTCCCTTGCTGTCAATGTTTTCTcctacgataatttttttcgaaaatgatatatacttttctttattctgtGCTATAACGTCCacgtcttcttcttttaatgcCATATCTTTCACAAACATATGACAATCGTAGTTCGAAAGATTGTGAAAGAATATCGGTATGAACtttggtaattgataattgatgttACATACAGCATGTGCGGGTCCTCTATACAACCCAGTTAGGTGATCATGATCGCACACTTTATtaccttcttttattttgtgcgaacAAATGTGACAGATATCCTGCATCTCATGTATTAATCTATCAATAGGTGGTAATGGGAGCATTTCTTTTGGTtggcttaaataatttttgtatatattcagAACGTCATGTTCCAACTTGCTCATGAAAATTTGAGCAGCATTACATCCGCGATATATTTCAAACTTCGACAATGATTCGTCAtatgaacattttatataatatgcaAATGCATAAGGTTcgtgtttgaaacatttgacGGAGTATGAATTATCATCGTTAAGTTCTGTTGCTTCCGCATCGGCGATCGGTTTCTGTAATGCTTCAAAATCTGCATACACCACGAacggtatttttaattgtcgttcaaaattttcgaactgtagtatattttccttttcttcatttccatatttatttatttttaaatttgttgttggtaaaATTGCCCTTACCTTGCTGCAATCGTCACTTTGATGAcggataagtttattttctgacGTAAAGAATACCAAGCATCCGTCGCAAATATACTTTTCATGACCATTCTGCGATGCTTGCGATGATAGTAATCGAGACagattttttatccaacaatagtGACTATTCCCGGAATCATTTGtaaccaataataaatttatatgtctttcttctttttgtcgacatatatacattgtaattatgtcataattcataacaccGTCTTTAAAATACTCATTTATTCCATATACATTAATAGATAGTTTGTTCTGCTTTTCAAATACAGGTATATCTCGTAATTTAActggaaaaacaatatttgaatagtCTAAGCCGCAGTCTAGGTAATTCGGATACGAAGATGTCCTCTGTGGTAAACCGTTCGGTTCATGTAGTGCGGATGTTACAGCCCATGCAAAACATGCATCATCcgcgttttgtatatttatcacaGCACGCTTTGCTTTTATTTGCGATGGTAGATCGATGTAATTAGATGCTCTGATaggattatatttgtttaaatttaactccatatagagaatttgcattaaagtccatcctaaataaaatattgaaacatttattttttaatatataggtATATTATGTCACATTACGCTTACCTGAATCTCGTTCCTGGAATTCtgacatttttgatgaaatttcatcaataaattccttatatattttatacagatcCGACGCTAATGATACTACCTTATTTTTCgtattgaatgattttatttcacagtcttcctttgattgtaaaaaatacaaaccaaaacattccatatttaattttacatttcggtGAATATCGATTGCGCTTTGTATtagatttagtattttttctcgAATTCTATGAGAAAATTCATCCAAATCCACAAAAAAACCTTCTTCACTTATTCGATAACTGACAATTTTGTCACCGAATGCTCCAGCTATTCTCTCCACTCCGTCATCGATTATAACAAAAGCGTTACGCTTGTGTGCGTTGCTTCGTAAATGTGCAGAGTAACATTGTCTATTTACATAATCATCGCAAGCCTCACATTTTACTGCTTTTGGAATTTGCGGTGCGTCAAGCTTGATTCTCTTGCCAATACAAGATAATCGTTGAtgtctttttaaattgtcaactcgagtaaaactttttccacaatccTCACACACgaccattttacaatttaatgttgtacACTTCTACTTGTTATGAAAGAACTACGTCAATACCACATTTCGCAGGCGTTTATAAACCCTCACCGCTCCTGAAACTTATTGGGGAGGAGGAGGATGCATCGAGTGCGTTTGTAtacatgtatatttataactcCGTATACCTctgcataataaattaaaaaaatatctcgcaggtagatcatgactcacttactagtattaagttaattgacctcctcctcgaacgtatccccccaaaaaatttgccgattcaagaacctcctcgcatATTTTAAAGCTCCGTATACctttacacaataaattttaaaaaatatcccgcaggtagatcatgactcacttatttgtatacctacatGTCCCAAAACCGTATACCTTTGTGTACAATAAGTTAAgagatatatcgaaaacattaccagttcattgagaagcgtcgaaggataaacatagtaattgttttcatctaggtaaacaggttacatataaagataaatttttaataacataacctaaataaagatacatttttaataaagataaatttttaataaagataaatttttaataatttcgtcaaaataacatgaccttctcaagaaatgtggaaagaatttagtatgcaAGGTAACTATCGTTGGTTGGAATTGCTTCCCAAATTAATTCTGGATTATAACAACCAAGTTCACAGGACGATAGGAATGAAACCTAGCGAGGTAAATAACAGAAACGCATCGACACTGTTAAAAACTGtatataattacataaaaattgtcgatccttataccaaaaaatttaatgtcggTGATCACGTCAGAGTGAGCAAGCATCGACACGCCTTCACCAAAAACTATACTCCCAATTGGTCTAACGAAGTGTTTACAATACATTCTGTTCGTAATACTTTCCCAACAACATATCTGCTCAAAGATGCatccaatgaaaaaattatgggtggtttttatcgagaggaattacaaaaagttaaatatcctGACGTCTACTTGGTGGAAAAAGTGCTACGGCGAAAAGGAAATCAAGTGTTTGTGAAATGGTTAGGATTAGGTCCgtctcataattcttggatctcaaaaactaacgttctttaaaacgtataaagacctatttaaaagtttacaagactttattaacaatcgaacattacaaatacattattattattattctttacaattttttataaattaaattaaattcatttattcgcattcaatctttttatcaacCAATGACCCCACGCCAAAGTATTACATCCGTTCGGTAATATGTATCGTTTATCATCGCACGATGAAAgagcaattttattctttaattcggTATACATAGTATGAAATTCTgacttaaaaatgtacatttttttatgaaccgATCCGCCACATTCAACCACACGTTTATAATCGGTCACGCTTAAAtgtttatctataacatatttCTTTACTCCTTTAGCCTTCTTTACATTATCATTCAACAAGGTGATGCAGTACGCCTTAGCTCCTGTTCCAACAAATGACGTTATGCACCTGTTTGGATATTCATCTTTCATTCTTCCCAACACAGATCGACCGCGAGGTATATTGTGTATATTCTCTAACGGATAATTGGACGtgtcaaaaaattcaatattttcttttatatcctcaTATACATTGGGAGTAGTAATTTCTAGGATTAGGGAATCAGTATCGGTGTATAAAAGTGTTatgttatttccatatttaacttttaagtaaTCATAGAAGAAGCTGTACATTACGGTTTTCGAAAGCTCTAATATACTGAAACCCACATACAGCGGTTTGCAATAACGAACTTCCGCGACGTTCAATTGAACGGCTATCAAATTAtcgcaaaatattttcgaagatttaaaatttggtttagctATTAGGGCTTCCACGCCCGGTTTCTTATGACGACATTCCCAGTGGGTAACTAGTCTTATATCCACTCgcttttccacattttccatTGTCTTACCGTATACGATGTTATTCATtgctttgtaatgatttttttcaaattcattcttaGCTTTCGCACGTTTATCGGAATTGAAATCGATGTAGCTCCGCATCCAGttggattgtttaaattctaataCTCTGTAAATCTTCGTTAGTTTCAATCCGAACTTGATACACTGCTTTAGATTCACGTAATGAatgatgtattttgttttattttccaaatttgctattaactttgcattttttgaacCTGGGGGTACAATCCGTTCTGGACAAAATGGCAAATCGTTGTGTTCATCATGTATTGCTTCCGGATACTCTAAATCTACCTCGAACACGTAACCCTTTTCGGAATCGTCTTCCGTATTGTAAATATCTAACTTTTGAATTTCTTCATCTGATAGCCATCGAAATCCCCCCGTCGGTAATTTTCGTCTCATTGCGTGTCCATACAAATTCGTAGCGTCGAGATACAAAATATAAGATGGGTCTTTGGTTTCATCAAATtccatcattaatttattgttagccTTCGCACTGCGTTTAGTGCACATACTTAATCCACCgcgaataccatttttaaagaagtgtaacatgtctatgtccgttaataattctaattttacccCTGTCATTCGTAATAATGCATCCCAACCGAAGCCCGGCGCTGTGAAGTAATGACATGGATCTAAAGAGTAATACTTCATCGAGATGGTTCGGAAATTCTCAAATACGTCCGCCAAAAGTAAAACGTCAGACGTTAAATAAATGTCGCTATATTCGCCTAAAGTGCGACAGTTAAATAAGTTCCACACCGTTTGTGCAcgacaataattttcttcggTTATACTATCGTCGCATAAAGTATTGTAAAAACTACTTCGATCTGGCAGAGCGGTAAGATTCAGCTTTTCGAATGAATCCACAAAGGAATACGGAAAAACTCCTTTCTGACGTATAAGTCGAAACTGTTCTTCgttcctaaaatattttctgatttgAACGCATTGGTTGTCTTCCAAAAATGAACCCAACTTCTCTAGCGATAAAGCCATAAACCTAAATGAATCCACAAATCTCAATTTCATATGAACCCGCCTTAGCTTTCCCTTGCTGTCAATGTTTTCTcctacgataatttttttcgaaaatgatatatacttttctttattctgtGCTATAACGTCCacgtcttcttcttttaatgcCATATCTTTCACAAACATATGACAATCGTAGTTCGAAAGATTGTGAAAGAATATCGGTATGAACtttggtaattgataattgatgttACATACAGCATGTGCGGGTCCTCTATACAACCCAGTTAGGTGATCATGATCGCACACTTTATtaccttcttttattttgtgcgaacAAATGTGACAGATATCCTGCATCTCATGTATTAATCTATCAATAGGTGGTAATGGGAGCATTTCTTTTGGTtggcttaaataatttttgtatatattcagAACGTCATGTTCCAACTTGCTCATGAAAATTTGAGCAGCATTACATCCGCGATATATTTCAAACTTCGACAATGATTCGTCAtatgaacattttatataatatgcaAATGCATAAGGTTcgtgtttgaaacatttgacGGAGTATGAATTATCATCGTTAAGTTCTGTTGCTTCCGCATCGGCGATCGGTTTCTGTAATGCTTCAAAATCTGCATACACCACGAacggtatttttaattgtcgttcaaaattttcgaactgtagtatattttccttttcttcatttccatatttatttatttttaaatttgttgttggtaaaATTGCCCTTACCTTGCTGCAATCGTCACTTTGATGAcggataagtttattttctgacGTAAAGAATACCAAGCATCCGTCGCAAATATACTTTTCATGACCATTCTGCGATGCTTGCGATGATAGTAATCGAGACagattttttatccaacaatagtGACTATTCCCGGAATCATTTGtaaccaataataaatttatatgtctttcttctttttgtcgacatatatacattgtaattatgtcataattcataacaccGTCTTTAAAATACTCATTTATTCCATATACATTAATAGATAGTTTGTTCTGCTTTTCAAATACAGGTATATCTCGTAATTTAActggaaaaacaatatttgaatagtCTAAGCCGCAGTCTAGGTAATTCGGATACGAAGATGTCCTCTGTGGTAAACCGTTCGGTTCATGTAGTGCGGATGTTACAGCCCATGCAAAACATGCATCATCcgcgttttgtatattt
The DNA window shown above is from Onthophagus taurus isolate NC unplaced genomic scaffold, IU_Otau_3.0 ScKx7SY_12, whole genome shotgun sequence and carries:
- the LOC139432260 gene encoding uncharacterized protein gives rise to the protein MSQDGFSQIDLTAPGFASQESFLLNSFDINLLNMSTVEKALDPNVQPNEQPMDPNVESNVQQTTALPNIAGSSKVDDKNVKHLSLSLRRKSGNREHRKKGAGVWLPPDKYRELRRETRARSRSTKHKRVSVEPATLSKVEVTHSEMASGDESNDSLSLMAVSQHCTENRTYLKAINAAFVSKASSSKASSIPTPPTNINIPTIEVPSLSPKVQILRVDTIPATSVISDVPASLFSNAMCAAVETTKEEILTEINILYQNFYKDLHAKVLQLQTSLRELAQFREGLASSSNHSLTTSLDITVATLTVEMKKAEFILSSLHTNNFPS
- the LOC111414623 gene encoding uncharacterized protein — translated: MVVCEDCGKSFTRVDNLKRHQRLSCIGKRIKLDAPQIPKAVKCEACDDYVNRQCYSAHLRSNAHKRNAFVIIDDGVERIAGAFGDKIVSYRISEEGFFVDLDEFSHRIREKILNLIQSAIDIHRNVKLNMECFGLYFLQSKEDCEIKSFNTKNKVVSLASDLYKIYKEFIDEISSKMSEFQERDSGWTLMQILYMELNLNKYNPIRASNYIDLPSQIKAKRAVINIQNADDACFAWAVTSALHEPNGLPQRTSSYPNYLDCGLDYSNIVFPVKLRDIPVFEKQNKLSINVYGINEYFKDGVMNYDIITMYICRQKEERHINLLLVTNDSGNSHYCWIKNLSRLLSSQASQNGHEKYICDGCLVFFTSENKLIRHQSDDCSKVRAILPTTNLKINKYGNEEKENILQFENFERQLKIPFVVYADFEALQKPIADAEATELNDDNSYSVKCFKHEPYAFAYYIKCSYDESLSKFEIYRGCNAAQIFMSKLEHDVLNIYKNYLSQPKEMLPLPPIDRLIHEMQDICHICSHKIKEGNKVCDHDHLTGLYRGPAHAVCNINYQLPKFIPIFFHNLSNYDCHMFVKDMALKEEDVDVIAQNKEKYISFSKKIIVGENIDSKGKLRRVHMKLRFVDSFRFMALSLEKLGSFLEDNQCVQIRKYFRNEEQFRLIRQKGVFPYSFVDSFEKLNLTALPDRSSFYNTLCDDSITEENYCRAQTVWNLFNCRTLGEYSDIYLTSDVLLLADVFENFRTISMKYYSLDPCHYFTAPGFGWDALLRMTGVKLELLTDIDMLHFFKNGIRGGLSMCTKRSAKANNKLMMEFDETKDPSYILYLDATNLYGHAMRRKLPTGGFRWLSDEEIQKLDIYNTEDDSEKGYVFEVDLEYPEAIHDEHNDLPFCPERIVPPGSKNAKLIANLENKTKYIIHYVNLKQCIKFGLKLTKIYRVLEFKQSNWMRSYIDFNSDKRAKAKNEFEKNHYKAMNNIVYGKTMENVEKRVDIRLVTHWECRHKKPGVEALIAKPNFKSSKIFCDNLIAVQLNVAEVRYCKPLYVGFSILELSKTVMYSFFYDYLKVKYGNNITLLYTDTDSLILEITTPNVYEDIKENIEFFDTSNYPLENIHNIPRGRSVLGRMKDEYPNRCITSFVGTGAKAYCITLLNDNVKKAKGVKKYVIDKHLSVTDYKRVVECGGSVHKKMYIFKSEFHTMYTELKNKIALSSCDDKRYILPNGCNTLAWGHWLIKRLNANK
- the LOC139432266 gene encoding uncharacterized protein; its protein translation is MVVCEDCGKSFTRVDNLKRHQRLSCIGKRIKLDAPQIPKAVKCEACDDYVNRQCYSAHLRSNAHKRNAFVIIDDGVERIAGAFGDKIVSYRISEEGFFVDLDEFSHRIREKILNLIQSAIDIHRNVKLNMECFGLYFLQSKEDCEIKSFNTKNKVVSLASDLYKIYKEFIDEISSKMSEFQERDSGWTLMQILYMELNLNKYNPIRASNYIDLPSQIKAKRAVINIQNADDACFAWAVTSALHEPNGLPQRTSSYPNYLDCGLDYSNIVFPVKLRDIPVFEKQNKLSINVYGINEYFKDGVMNYDIITMYICRQKEERHINLLLVTNDSGNSHYCWIKNLSRLLSSQASQNGHEKYICDGCLVFFTSENKLIRHQSDDCSKVRAILPTTNLKINKYGNEEKENILQFENFERQLKIPFVVYADFEALQKPIADAEATELNDDNSYSVKCFKHEPYAFAYYIKCSYDESLSKFEIYRGCNAAQIFMSKLEHDVLNIYKNYLSQPKEMLPLPPIDRLIHEMQDICHICSHKIKEGNKVCDHDHLTGLYRGPAHAVCNINYQLPKFIPIFFHNLSNYDCHMFVKDMALKEEDVDVIAQNKEKYISFSKKIIVGENIDSKGKLRRVHMKLRFVDSFRFMALSLEKLGSFLEDNQCVQIRKYFRNEEQFRLIRQKGVFPYSFVDSFEKLNLTALPDRSSFYNTLCDDSITEENYCRAQTVWNLFNCRTLGEYSDIYLTSDVLLLADVFENFRTISMKYYSLDPCHYFTAPGFGWDALLRMTGVKLELLTDIDMLHFFKNGIRGGLSMCTKRSAKANNKLMMEFDETKDPSYILYLDATNLYGHAMRRKLPTGGFRWLSDEEIQKLDIYNTEDDSEKGYVFEVDLEYPEAIHDEHNDLPFCPERIVPPGSKNAKLIANLENKTKYIIHYVNLKQCIKFGLKLTKIYRVLEFKQSNWMRSYIDFNSDKRAKAKNEFEKNHYKAMNNIVYGKTMENVEKRVDIRLVTHWECRHKKPGVEALIAKPNFKSSKIFCDNLIAVQLNVAEVRYCKPLYVGFSILELSKTVMYSFFYDYLKVKYGNNITLLYTDTDSLILEITTPNVYEDIKENIEFFDTSNYPLENIHNIPRGRSVLGRMKDEYPNRCITSFVGTGAKAYCITLLNDNVKKAKGVKKYVIDKHLSVTDYKRVVECGGSVHKKMYIFKSEFHTMYTELKNKIALSSCDDKRYILPNGCNTLAWGHWLIKRLNANK